From the Saccharomyces paradoxus chromosome XIV, complete sequence genome, one window contains:
- the MSG5 gene encoding tyrosine/serine/threonine protein phosphatase MSG5 (Dual-specificity protein phosphatase~similar to YNL053W), with protein MQFHSDKQQLDSKSDIDFKPNSPRSLQNRNTKNLSLDIAALHPLMEFTLQSQDVPGSVKFPSPTPLNLFMKPKPTVLEKCPARVSPRPTPPSLSMRRSEASIYTLPTSLKNRTVSPNVYTRSSTVPSISKLSSSSPLSSFSEKPHLNRVHSLSVKTKDLKLKGIRGRSQTISGLETSTPISSTRGGTLDNSDVNRFSSQKNMQTTLIFPEEESDLNIDMVHAEIYQRTVYLDGPLLVIPPNLYLYSEPKLEDILSFDLVINVAKEIPNLEFLIPPEMAHKIQYYHIEWTHTSKIVNDLSRLTHIMHTAHLQGKKILVHCQCGVSRSASLIVAYIMRYYGLNLNDAYNKLKGVAKDISPNMGLIFQLMEWGTMLSKNLPGEEGETVHMPQEIDIGNNEPSSSTTKSYSSASFRSFPMVTNLSSSPNDSSVNSSEVTPRTPATLTGGRTTLAADHGDDDEHRKRLSQPTDSLEPSIDNESISTAPEQMMFLP; from the coding sequence ATGCAATTTCACTCAGATAAACAGCAGTTGGACAGTAAAAGTGACATAGATTTCAAGCCAAACTCACCGCGTTCCCTACAAAATAGgaataccaaaaatttatcTTTAGACATAGCAGCACTTCATCCATTAATGGAATTCACATTGCAAAGCCAGGATGTGCCAGGTTCAGTAAAATTCCCATCGCCGACACCTTTGAACCTATTTATGAAGCCTAAACCTACCGTGTTGGAGAAATGTCCAGCAAGAGTAAGTCCAAGGCCAACACCACCGTCGCTGTCCATGAGACGAAGCGAGGCCTCCATATACACACTTCCAACATCCTTGAAGAACCGAACTGTTTCTCCAAACGTGTATACAAGGTCATCTACGGTACCATCTATTAGTAAGCTCTCATCGTCATCACCGTTATCGtcattttcagaaaaaCCTCATCTGAATAGAGTCCATTCATTATCCGTGAAAACCAAAGATTTGAAGTTGAAGGGGATTAGGGGACGTTCTCAAACTATCTCAGGATTAGAAACGTCTACTCCGATTTCTAGTACTCGTGGAGGTACTTTAGATAATAGTGATGTGAATAGGTTTTCtagccaaaaaaatatgcaaACAACGTTAATTTTCCCCGAAGAAGAGTCGGACCTGAATATTGATATGGTGCACGCAGAGATCTACCAACGAACAGTTTATTTAGATGGGCCATTGCTGGTAATACCGCCTAATTTGTATCTATATTCGGAACCCAAGCTAGAAGATATATTATCTTTTGATTTAGTCATTAATGTCGCCAAAGAAATACCGAACCTGGAGTTCTTAATACCGCCGGAAATGGCACATAAAATACAATATTATCACATTGAATGGACACACACATCCAAGATAGTCAACGACTTATCTCGATTGACACACATTATGCATACTGCTCATTTGCAAggcaagaaaatattggtaCATTGTCAGTGTGGAGTATCAAGATCAGCGTCATTGATTGTAGCGTATATCATGCGATATTATGGCCTGAATCTAAATGATGCATACAATAAACTCAAAGGAGTCGCTAAAGATATAAGTCCAAACATGGGACTCATCTTCCAACTTATGGAATGGGGGACCATGTTGTCCAAGAACTTACCGGGTGAAGAAGGAGAGACTGTTCATATGCCTCAAGAAATTGACATTGGAAACAACGAACCTTCTTCCTCCACTACGAAGTCCTACTCTTCTGCGTCATTTAGAAGTTTTCCCATGGTAACGAATCTATCGTCGTCGCCGAACGACAGTTCTGTCAATTCCTCGGAAGTGACGCCAAGAACACCTGCTACGTTGACTGGAGGGAGGACCACATTGGCCGCAGATCATGGGGATGACGATGAGCATCGTAAAAGGTTGTCCCAACCCACAGACTCACTGGAACCTTCTATCGACAACGAATCTATATCTACCGCCCCGGAACAGATGATGTTTCTTCCCTAG
- the SFB2 gene encoding COPII subunit SFB2 (Component of the Sec23p-Sfb2p heterodimer of the COPII vesicle coat~similar to YNL049C), protein MSHHKKRVYPQAQVSYTASVPIVAEQQQSQQQIDQTAYAMGDLQLNNNSYSLTQLAQNQQFPGTGKVVNQLYPVDLFTELPPPIRDLSLPPPPITISQDNIVTPSESSNIPYQYVRSTLNAVPKTSSLLKKTKLPFAIVIRPYLHLQDSENQVPLNTDGVIVRCRRCRSYMNPFVVFINQGRKWQCNICRFKNDVPFGFDQNLQGAPINRYERNEIKNSIIDYLAPVEYSVREPPPSVYVFILDVSQNAVKNGLLATSARTILENIEFLPNHDGRTRISIICVDHNLHYFYVPLDDDYEESDNDSEELDEADEDEEEEEEDEEDDTSETIQMFDIGDLDEPFLPMPSDELVVPLKYSKKNLEKLLKKIPEIFQDTHSSKFALGPALKAASNLIKSTGGKVEVISSTLPNTGVGKLKKRSEQGVLNTPKESSQLLSCKDSFYKTFTIECSKLQITVDMFLASEDYMDVASLSHLGRFSGGQTHFYPGFNATSLNDVTKFTRELSRHLTMDISMEAVMRVRGSTGLRATSFFGHFFNRSSDLCAFSTMPRDQSYLFGISIEDSLMAEYCYLQVSTLLTLNTGERRIRVMTLALPTTESAREVFASADQLAIADFITQNAVTKALNSSMYSARDFITKSLEDILSAYKKEISMSNINSVASLNLCANLRMLPLLMNALSKHIALRPGVVPSDYRASALNKLETEPLHYLIKSIYPTVYSLHDMPDEVGLPDFEGKTVLPEPINATISLFERYGLYLIDNSAELFLWVGGDAVPELLIDVFNTDTISNIPVGKSELPPLNNSPFNERLRNIISNIRENNDTITFQSLYIIRGPSINEPANLNSERDMASLRLWALSTLVEDKVLNCASYREYLQSMKTAINR, encoded by the coding sequence ATGTCTCATCATAAGAAGAGGGTATACCCTCAAGCCCAGGTGTCATACACTGCGAGTGTGCCAATAGTTGCAGAGCAACAGCAGTCTCAACAACAGATCGATCAGACAGCATATGCAATGGGCGACTTACAATTGAACAACAATTCCTACTCGTTAACACAACTAGCTCAAAACCAACAATTTCCTGGCACAGGGAAAGTGGTCAACCAACTATACCCTGTGGATTTGTTTACGGAATTACCTCCTCCGATTCGTGATCTATCTTTACCGCCTCCTCCAATCACCATTTCCCAAGATAATATCGTGACTCCGTCCGAATCATCAAACATTCCATACCAGTACGTCAGATCTACTTTGAACGCAGTGCCAAAAACAAGTTCCCTactgaagaaaacgaaGCTACCGTTCGCCATTGTCATTAGGCcatatttgcatttgcaAGATTCCGAAAACCAAGTGCCATTAAATACTGATGGGGTAATTGTCCGTTGTCGCCGTTGTCGTTCATATATGAACCCTTTTGTCGTCTTCATCAACCAAGGGAGAAAATGGCAATGTAATATATGCcgtttcaaaaatgacgTCCCATTTGGGTTCGATCAAAACTTACAAGGCGCTCCGATCAACAGATAcgaaagaaatgaaattaaaaattctATAATTGATTACTTGGCACCTGTAGAGTATTCTGTTAGGGAACCTCCACCATCTGTTTATGTATTCATTTTGGATGTTTCTCAAAATGCTGTTAAAAATGGTTTACTGGCCACTTCTGCCAGAACGATTTTAGAAAACATAGAATTTTTACCAAACCACGATGGAAGGACTAGAATTTCTATTATATGTGTTGACCATaatcttcattatttctACGTTCCTTTGGATGATGATTATGAAGAATCGGATAATGATTCTGAAGAATTGGATGAAGcggatgaagatgaagaagaggaggaggaggacgaagaagatgatacTTCAGAAACAATTCAAATGTTTGATATTGGCGATTTGGACGAACCATTTTTACCAATGCCGAGCGATGAATTAGTAGTTCCACTAAAatatagtaaaaaaaatctggaaaaattgctgaaaaaaatacctGAAATCTTCCAAGATACACACAGTAGCAAGTTTGCACTTGGACCTGCCCTAAAAGCTGCCTCAAACCTGATAAAAAGTACCGGAGGCAAGGTCGAAGTTATTTCATCAACTCTACCAAATACTGGCGTCggaaagttgaaaaaaagaagtgaACAGGGTGTATTAAACACACCAAAGGAAAGCTCTCAGCTACTATCGTGTAAGGATTCCTTTTATAAAACGTTTACAATCGAGTGTAGCAAATTGCAAATAACAGTGGACATGTTTCTGGCATCAGAGGATTACATGGACGTTGCATCGCTATCTCACTTGGGCCGTTTTTCTGGTGGTCAAACACATTTTTACCCTGGTTTTAATGCTACCAGTTTGAACGATGTAACCAAGTTTACTAGAGAATTATCAAGACATTTAACCATGGATATTTCAATGGAAGCCGTCATGAGAGTTCGTGGTTCTACTGGCTTGAGGGCCACATCATTTTTTggccatttttttaacaGATCTTCTGATTTATGCGCTTTTTCCACAATGCCTAGAGATCAGTCTTATCTTTTCGGAATATCGATCGAAGATTCATTAATGGCAGAATATTGCTACTTGCAAGTGTCAACACTGTTGACTTTGAACACAGGTGAGCGTAGAATTAGGGTCATGACGTTAGCCCTACCAACGACCGAATCCGCAAGAGAAGTGTTTGCATCTGCAGACCAGCTAGCCATTGCTGATTTTATCACACAAAACGCAGTGACCAAGGCTTTGAATTCAAGCATGTACTCTGCAAGGGATTTTATTACGAAATCACTAGAAGATATTCTAAGTGCctacaaaaaagaaatctcaATGTCCAATATAAATTCAGTAGCCTCACTTAACCTATGTGCAAATCTGAGAATGTTACCCCTATTAATGAATGCGTTGAGTAAACATATAGCCCTTAGACCGGGCGTTGTTCCGAGCGATTATCGTGCAAGTGCATTGAATAAATTGGAAACGGAGCctcttcattatttgataaagaGCATTTATCCAACAGTTTACTCCCTACACGACATGCCTGACGAAGTTGGCTTACCTGACTTCGAAGGAAAAACAGTTTTGCCTGAACCTATCAACGCTACTATAtctctttttgaaagatacGGCCTATATCTGATTGACAATTCCGCAGAATTATTTCTATGGGTTGGCGGAGATGCAGTTCCTGAGCTACTAATAGATGTATTCAACACTGACACCATTTCCAACATTCCTGTTGGGAAAAGTGAATTGCCTCCTTTGAACAATTCGCCTTTCAACGAAAGATTAAGGAATATAATCAGTAACATTAGAGAAAACAATGATACAATTACCTTTCAATCGTTGTACATAATAAGAGGGCCATCTATTAACGAACCTGCTAACCTAAACTCAGAAAGAGATATGGCTTCTTTAAGATTATGGGCATTAAGCACTCTTGTTGAAGACAAAGTTTTGAATTGTGCTAGTTATAGAGAATATTTGCAAAGTATGAAAACCGCAATCAACAGATAA
- a CDS encoding uncharacterized protein (similar to YNL050C): MSELKIVSRKDLYNEGEELGEDNNYDNSGSNNSETVEVLVPPTEFEFVEVERTDSSLDLKASDNSAQEQKEEKQDEFEFPLFSFGVVEASNGPAQEDQGTSNGEKNAAQTEVNLMKISLKEPEEEIIDQKRPEDYYFANYSTEQKLQFLQSSVDYDMVVQESSKILEDDQRVHDKWPYCQGRIMDLHEHNAKIESQQQKELKIRKRRPGQKQRAAKKMALERTKERDAKAREIKKMLKKKFHKRGGKKNKKKIALNPLANAGSTPKFRTE; encoded by the exons ATGTCTGAACTTAAAAT AGTATCGAGAAAAGATCTTTATAATGAAGGAGAGGAATTAGGAGAAGATAATAATTACGATAATAGTGGTAGCAATAATAGTGAAACTGTAGAGGTATTAGTACCGCCAAcagaatttgaatttgttgaagTTGAGAGAACCGACTCATCGTTAGATCTTAAAGCAAGTGATAACAGCGCACaggaacaaaaagaagaaaaacaagatgaatttgaatttccACTGTTCTCGTTTGGTGTTGTTGAAGCATCAAATGGTCCAGCTCAAGAAGACCAAGGTACATCAAATGGAGAAAAGAATGCGGCGCAGACTGAagtaaatttgatgaaaatttcattgaaggAACCtgaggaagaaataatcGACCAAAAAAGGCCCGAAGATTATTACTTTGCAAACTATTCTACAGAACAAAAGCTGCAATTCCTACAGAGCTCTGTCGATTATGATATGGTAGTACAAGaaagttcaaaaattctggAGGATGATCAACGTGTCCATGATAAATGGCCATATTGCCAGGGCCGAATAATGGATCTGCATGAGCACAATGCGAAAATCGAGTCACAACAGCAAAAGGAATtgaaaattagaaaaaggAGACCTGGTCAAAAGCAACGTGCagccaaaaaaatggcaCTTGAAAGAACCAAGGAGCGTGATGCCAAAGCTCGTgagataaagaaaatgttgaagaaaaagtttcatAAGCGTGgtggaaagaaaaacaagaaaaaaatagcttTGAACCCACTAGCAAATGCTGGCAGTACCCCTAAGTTTAGGACGGAATGA
- the COX5A gene encoding cytochrome c oxidase subunit Va (Subunit Va of cytochrome c oxidase~similar to YNL052W), with translation MLRNTFTKAGGLSRITSVRFAQTHALSNAAVMDLQSRWENMPSTEQQDIVGKLSERQKLPWAQLTEPEKQAVWYISYGEWGPRKPVLNKGDSSFIAKGVAAGLLLSVGLFATVRMVGGEDTKTMNKEWQLKSDEYLKSKNANPWGGYSQVQSK, from the coding sequence ATGTTGCGTAACACTTTTACCAAAGCTGGCGGCCTATCACGTATCACATCCGTAAGATTCGCTCAAACACATGCCCTTTCCAATGCTGCCGTAATGGATCTGCAATCCAGATGGGAGAACATGCCCTCCACTGAACAGCAGGATATCGTCGGTAAGTTGAGTGAACGTCAGAAATTACCATGGGCACAACTTACCGAGCCTGAAAAGCAAGCTGTGTGGTACATCTCCTACGGGGAATGGGGGCCAAGAAAACCTGTGTTGAATAAGGGTGATTCCAGTTTTATTGCCAAAGGTGTTGCTGCCGGCCTACTATTATCAGTGGGTCTTTTTGCTACCGTCAGGATGGTTGGTGGTGAAGACACAAAGACCATGAATAAGGAGTGGCAGTTAAAGAGTGACGAATATTTGAAGTCCAAGAATGCTAATCCTTGGGGTGGTTACTCCCAGGTCCAATCTAAATGA
- the COG5 gene encoding Golgi transport complex subunit COG5 (Component of the conserved oligomeric Golgi complex~similar to YNL051W) produces the protein MAKTKKSAKDSCIQNNMVTAPMPNDLEDFESLLEPDFDAKQFGNDLLKATNNNDTTTLDLNTPLKKLNYDLHEIDSRIDQLINTNPLEIIELIYKNENANSTIVGELKPSLEYLNISYDRLKTQVLDPYERARKVQVALSKVYQTSLLLRGALLYIHLSDKLNTMSKTAQLNTSIAVNLASLHYQLEITLDENKNLKSLQKIKQLDQDIVSPKKRELITFLSLQMSKECLNSIKIKSNKETISQLAYSLYLLSPQEFESTVTKIILSNVTISSQILSKTLNSIRMFPEAFNEVVEKGYNIYFLETLLRNIKTDNITTSSKSVVANKSHLGNLLSEYNSMKSKAGPGTPRDLFWNKVSFTFKKDFEISVNRGGPVGKSLLKNKDFIIDTIKQNMKKSSDNSDYQSYLDIMLNSVSISPNK, from the coding sequence atggcaaaaacaaagaaaagcGCTAAGGATAGTTGTATACAGAATAATATGGTAACAGCGCCAATGCCAAACGATTTGGAAGACTTTGAGTCCCTGCTGGAACCTGATTTTGATGCTAAACAATTCGGTAATGATTTACTGAAAGCTACCAATAACAATGACACAACTACTTTGGACTTAAACACGCCTCTTAAAAAGCTAAATTATGATCTCCACGAGATTGACTCTAGGATAGATCAACTGATAAACACCAATCCTTTGGAGATAATAGAGTTAAtttataaaaatgaaaatgccAATTCCACCATAGTTGGTGAGTTAAAACCGAGTTTAGAATATTTGAACATATCGTACGATAGACTAAAGACGCAAGTTCTAGATCCTTATGAAAGAGCGAGGAAAGTACAAGTTGCACTAAGCAAGGTTTATCAAACGTCTCTTCTTTTACGCGGGGCTTTGCTTTATATCCATTTGTCAGACAAATTAAACACAATGTCCAAAACAGCCCAATTAAACACATCAATAGCAGTCAATTTAGCCTCGTTACACTACCAACTCGAAATTACGCtagatgaaaataaaaatctaAAATCCCTGCAGAAAATTAAACAACTGGATCAGGACATTGTTTCTcccaaaaaaagagagcTAATAACATTTTTGTCTTTGCAAATGTCCAAAGAGTGCTTGAACTCTattaaaatcaaatcaaacaaagaaacaataTCTCAGTTAGCCTATTCTCTCTACTTACTTTCACCACAAGAATTCGAGTCTACAGTAACCAAGATTATACTATCTAACGTCACAATAAGCTCACAAATTTTATCGAAAACTCTAAATTCTATCAGAATGTTTCCTGAAGCGTTCAATGAAGTTGTCGAAAAAGGTTATAACATCTACTTTTTAGAAACATTACTGCGAAACATAAAAACCGATAATATCACGACTTCCTCAAAATCTGTTGTTGCTAATAAATCACACCTTGGCAATCTTTTGTCAGAATATAATTCAATGAAGAGCAAAGCAGGTCCTGGTACACCAAGAGATCTGTTTTGGAACAAAGTTTCATTCACCTTTAAAAAGGACTTTGAAATATCTGTTAACAGAGGAGGCCCCGTGGGCAAGTCGCTGctaaaaaacaaagattttattattgaCACTATAAagcaaaatatgaaaaaatcttctgatAATAGCGATTACCAAAGCTACTTGGATATAATGCTAAACTCGGTGTCTATTTCTCCGAATAAATGA